The genomic window TCATCGGAGCACGACTGCGAGGACCTCGTCCACGACATGAAACTGGTCGAGCGAGCTGGTTGCGGGGACGAGGGGACTTCGAAATTAGACCCGTCCATGATCCAGCCATCCTCTAGTGGCAGTGGCTGCACGTTCATTTCCTCGCAGAGGGTATAGAACTCGTCGATCTCCTTCGAGATGTGCTCCAGGCTTGCGTTTGACAGGCTCTCCGCTTCTCCTAGCTCCTGTCCGTCTCCCCCAGCGACGGCAGTAATCATCTCCATTTCCATGGCATTGTGATCGAGGTCCTCGAACACAACCATGTCGTCTGCTGCGGCCTCGCCGGTTTCGTTTGCTGACGGGGGGTTGGAGCTCGGCTCTTGCTCTTCGGAGTATGTCGGACATTGCGGCTCCCAGAAAGCTGCGGTTGCTCGGCTGACCAAGTCCGGATCCTCCAACACCTGGCAATATCATTTACAGCAGTTTGGTTAAATACTACCTGATCTCCAGGAGAATTAGGcacaatgaaaaaaaaaatctagctGTTATTTACGCTCCTCTTCCGGTTCAGCTAGCCGTTATTTTCAGATAATAATGtatacaatatatatataaatggccAGTGAAGTGAACAACTGAACATACCGTATCAGTTGTACCCAGCTCAAGCACGCCACCCATGAGCGGGATGCAGACGATTGACTGTGGAAATTAAAAACGATCCAGGATTCAGTTACATGTTGCAGTCAGAAATCTGCAGACTACACAGTCCGGAAGTGCCCTGTGTTTGTGTTTCCGACGAGACGAAGCATGAAAATCGCTTACCTGAATGGACGCGCTCTGCTTGAAAGGCCACACACATGCAGGTACCACACACATTGTTCATGATGATTCAACAAAGATcgcaaccgactagtgaaaaacATGAATGAAAGGCAGAAATATATATAGACAAGACACGGAGAATGCAGATCGAGCGGTGTTTCCAGTCAGAACTGAGAAACATGCATGCATACCTTTGCCAGGAGCGCGCGGGGGAAGGCTTTGCTGCCAGCGAGGTGCGCGTTGCATAGCCAGACATGCTCGTTGCTCGTAAAACTCCTGCCCGGCAACCTGTGCCagcaagaaaaaaaaatgttaCCATCTATTTTCAGGGGCATcagctatatatatatgcttgttgTATCGAGCAGTAATCGATACCCTTGGCCAGGCCGGAAGGCGTAGGTCATGCAGATCACGTAGTACCACTCGGTGTCGCCCAGGTCCTCCGGCGACAGCGAGCCGACCGGCCGCGCCGGCGCCGCTCGACGGTCGCACTCGCCGGACAGGAGGGCCTCGTACACTTCCCGGAGCTGCTCGCTCCTCTGCATCACGAGCTGGTCGGCTGTCAGCTCCACGGAGTAGGAGATCTTCCGCGTCTTCACCTCGCCGTTGTAGAACCCGTCCGTCCACGTCAGCACCCTGCAACCAGATTTTCTCATCCGACTTCTACGACTGTCTCCAACGAGAAACTCGCACGACTATTTAAACCCAAAATAGATAGCAAGAGATTTAAaattagcctccaacagagtatttATACGGGAGATCTATTTTGAGTTGCCTAAGAGGTACAACCAAAATATGGacatcctctctcctgaaaactcatttatagaaatgattctcttttgtgTCTTGTTGTTCGAAAATATGCCGAATAGATATTAAACCTTTTACCTATAGCGATACTTAAAAgacgaatgagtcttgtattttaggtgttgtCGTTGGAGATAGCTTAAGCGCGTCCTCAATAGTGTCCAGCTCAGCAAGCTAGGAGGAGCACCAGGCCGATCAGGAGGAGAGAGACAGAAAATCCACAGCGCTAGCGACGGAGGAATCGCTTAGCTCGCACGTTTCTCGAGAGTTTTCACGTCTCTGAGATACCTCACCACTATctgactttttatttttttaattgttATTAGGCTATATACGTTAACCGGCGATTTACCAAGACCGTTGCGGACGCTCTAAGGGAGAACTTTTTATACAGTATACAGTAGTATCTATACCTCCTATCTGTATATGTGTGTGTCTTTTCCCAAAAAAAATTATGACCCTAAAATATATCACTTTTTGTACATTTGATTGAAAGTCCAATATTAAAAGGCGGGTGAGATGATAAATCCATATTTGAATTTCTTAATGTTTTTTCTCTGcgtagatttttttttgtttcctctAACATCATTTCTTCTTTGCACCTTTTTTATCTGTCGTTCTCGTTTTTCGAGAAGCCAACGTACTCAATATTGAccaaatatattaatatttataatacataattagtatcattagataggcTGTTgaattttatttttataataaacttaatCGGAGATAAAagtatt from Miscanthus floridulus cultivar M001 chromosome 11, ASM1932011v1, whole genome shotgun sequence includes these protein-coding regions:
- the LOC136491274 gene encoding anthocyanin regulatory R-S protein-like, which encodes MALSASPVQEEELLQPAERQLRNQLAAAARSTNWSYALFWSISSTQPGVLTWTDGFYNGEVKTRKISYSVELTADQLVMQRSEQLREVYEALLSGECDRRAAPARPVGSLSPEDLGDTEWYYVICMTYAFRPGQGLPGRSFTSNEHVWLCNAHLAGSKAFPRALLAKSASIQSIVCIPLMGGVLELGTTDTVLEDPDLVSRATAAFWEPQCPTYSEEQEPSSNPPSANETGEAAADDMVVFEDLDHNAMEMEMITAVAGGDGQELGEAESLSNASLEHISKEIDEFYTLCEEMNVQPLPLEDGWIMDGSNFEVPSSPQPARSTSFMSWTRSSQSCSDEAAAMPVIEEPQKLLKKVVAGRGAWANCGGGVGTSTKGTAQESGIKNHVMSERKRREKLNEMFLILKSLVPSIHKVDKASILAETIAYLKELQRRVQELESSRELTSRPSETTRPITRARGNECVSKKLCAGSKRKSPDFGGDVEKEHPWVLPKDGTSNVTVAVSDRDVLLEVQCRWEELLMTRVFDAIKSLHLDVLSVQASAPDGFMGLKIRAQFAGSGAVVPWMISEALRKAIGKR